The Ectothiorhodospiraceae bacterium 2226 region TCCCAGTGTCGGTTCTAGTGGCCGCGGTTGTCGCAGTTGCTATCGCCGCAATTACGCTTGCCATTTTGACGGTTCTTGTCGCTAGCAAAGGGAACCGTGATCGTTACGCGTTCGGGTAGCAGGTATAGCATGCGCTTTTTCATCGCGATAGTATTCTTCCCCGCCGGCTTGTTAGTGGGCGCTGGCGTGTATGCCGCCGTAATCTGGCTCGGTCTGGTTGGCGCACACAACGCGCTGTATATCGCCGTCGCGTTGGTGGCCGCCTTCGTCACCAACATGCTCGAAGCGCGATTTCTGTGGGGTACACGATTGCCTGATGTTGACGACCTCAGCCTCTGTCCAGTGTCAATCGGTTGGTTCACAGGTTTCTCGTTACTTATGATGGTTGCTAACCATTGATGGTTCACAACGGATGGGCGCTACATCGAGAGCTTGAGGGCGTCGGGCTTCCTTCCTCAGCCCGCGTAGGTTGGGCTGACGAAAGGAAGCCCAACGTTGTTCCCGATCGCGGCGGATCGAACTACTAGGTATGATCAGCGTTTTGCATCGCTAAAGGCGACGAGCACGCGTACGAGGGGCATTCACATCGAGAGATTGAGGGGTGTTGGGCTTCCTTCGGCAGCCCAACCTACGTGAACTGACGAGTGAGACGGCGCAGGCAAGGATCCGCCAGGCGGCGGAGGGCTGGAAGGTACGCAGTGACTCTATGATGACACGCTATTGGTCGTTGGTGCTTCTTTGGTTCGCAATGTACGTCGCTCCGTACCTAGCCGTACTGATGGCGTTCATCGCCGTTTATGAGTGGCATGCCCTCGAGCGCGCGCTCGACGAGATGTTCTGGTCCATCCTTTTGTTTTTCGTGTTTCTCATCGCTACCGTCATCATCGCTCTTTCGATGAAGAGACTCACGCTGTCTCCGGCCACCTTGGTCGCAATGCTCGAGCAACACGGCTTCCGAGTGACTACCACAGGACGGCGATTGCAAGGACGCTCAAGTAGAGGCGTCGTCGTCGAAGCGCGCTTCGACCATCCAGTGTGGGATGCGTGGCCCATTCCGTCGCGCCGGATGCTCTCCGGCTCAACGGTCCGTTTTGTAGCGAGGAGACCATCGCCGACTTTCCCCTTCTTGTCCGACCCCAAGGTGGCGATTGAACAAACGGCGGGCGGATGCGCCGTGACCGTCACTGGAGGGACCTGGGAGGGCGAGGAGTATGCACGGCGCATCGCACACGTGCTCGAAGCATTGGATGAGCCCATGTAGGCGGCGGGTTGACGAAGGAAGCCCAACGATGTTCCCGATCACGTTCCATCAGATGGGCTTGCTCGGGCCCGGCAGCCTCTTGCAGCGAGCGCATGTGCGAGAGGCGTCCACGTCGAGAGCTTCAGGGGCGTCGGCCTTCCTTCGTCAGCCCAACCTACGTGAACTGAAAATCGTTGCATCGCACGGTCACCGGAGGACCATTCCCTGAGCCAGCATCATCAGGTAGATTCTAATGGCGCCCCTTTTGCATCGATAAGCGATATCGGTAGTGCCTGTCGGAATCATGAGAAGTACACGAGAGAAGATGCCGAATGGCGTGCATTCCGCGGCTATCGAGGGACGCTCATAAGAGCGGAGTGGGCCAGCGGGAACACGCAAGCGCTGGGCGCCGCACATGGAAGAAGGTTAACCGTCATGAACGCTCCCTTGATTCTGTCATTGCTTGTTTGCGTGACCACAGCGGCAATGGTTACGTTTGCATCAAAGGACCTACGCAACGTGGATGGCGCTGTATATGCGGTGTTTGCGGGGTTCGTGTCATTCCTGCTTGCGTTGTTGGTCAATGCGGCAGGTATCGAGTACTGGATGTTAGAGGAGATCGTAGTGACCGCTGCATACTCACTAGCGATGAAGGGTTGGTGGACTCGTGTGTACGTAAGAGAAGCCAAGTGAAGGGCTGGACAGGGAGTCTTGAGAGGGTGCTTGGCGCGAGCGTCGGCTTCGTGAGCGGCGTGGTTGCACAGCATGTCACTCGGTAGAGCTCTCCGGCTCGGAATCGCGTTCGGCATCGCCCTAGGATCGGGTAGGGCGGCGCGGTGGCTGGTCGAGGTCACTGGTTGTGAACTCAGGCCATGCTTCTTTGCGGCCTTGATCGGCATATACTTCTTCGTCGCGTTCCTGATCGTCTGGCCGTTCGACGAGAGCAAGAGCAAAGGTGCAGCGAGCCGGTGAGCGTGTGCTCCAGGTCTTAAGAGAAGTCGCGCCAGAAAGGCAGTGCATGTTCGCCAACCGCGTGCACGTCTTTGGCACAACAGGGCGGCGCCGGATGGGATTCGTATGGGCGAACGTGTGTGCCTTCTGCCTAGGAGCTAAGCTGGCCGGCCGACCGGCCACCCAAGCGTTGTGCCTTGTCGCGGGTTCCATCGGCGCGCAGGCTGCGGGGGACGCCCGGTGTTGATCGGGCCGCTGCTGTCGCCGCGCCTTCCGGCAGCCGTCGCATGGGGATGGCTGGCGGCGTGGACCGCCATGGTCGCGCTGACCTACGCCTCGTGGAGTGAGTTGTCGTTTGCTCTTAAGGTGGGTCTAACCGCGTTGGTAGCGGTGACTGTGCCGGACTTGCGCGACTTACGTCGTAGGGGGCAGAAACGTTAGCTACGTCCCTGTGCGGTTTTGCTGCGTCTTGATCAAATCAATGCGACGGCCCCGTTTCTTTAAGCGAAGGGCGCTAGCGTGAGGCATCGGGCGCGACCGTATCTCACCGATGGGAAACGGAGCAGCGAATGATCGAGGCTGCTATGGTGAAAGCCGACTTTCGTCGCCAGCGGCTTTTCTACCTGCTGGCGCTGGTCGGGGCAGCGCTATTGCTCCTACTTCTGGTCGAGCACCCTCCTTCGCTGTTCTACGCGCTGGAGGCAGTGCTATTGCTGCTAGGCACCGCCCAGTTGGGCCTCTATTGGAAGGGCGCGCGCTCCGACGTCTTCCTGTTGGCGCAAGACGGCCTCATTCACGTCCACATCCCCGCGCGGGCCCGGCGTCCGCGGTTCACCTTCTCGCGGGCGGCCGTCGAGCGTGTGGTCGCCGGCGCAGACGGGGCGCGCTTCGACGTGCTGCTAGAGGGCGGGGCGCGGGTCACGATCTCACCGGAGCGACTTCTCGGCTTCTCGTACGAAAGTGCGGTGCGCGACGCGACCGTCGCGTTCATGCGCGCACAATTCGGAGACCGCTACGTGCGGGAATAGGTCGGGGTGGCGCACTGCGGCCGCGGCGCATCTGGCCGCAGCACCATTCCCCTGAGGGGGCGCTGTATCAGGCGCTCAACACACCCCTGCGTCTGGCGCTACGCAAGCCGATCAATCGGGCCACGCGCGCTCACGGACTTCCGATGGCCTCGACAAGGTGCTCGATACGGTGCCCTAGCCCAGGGTGTACGACAATGAACGGCCGCGCCTGGATTCGGCGCCCATCACTCCAGGGGCACTCGCTCAGGCGCCGCGGTCGTACCCGGACCCTTCTTCGCCGTTTTGCCGCGCGAGTTCGATGATCCCACGCAGAGTAGGTATTTCTCCTCGACGAAGTCGGCGATGTGCGCGTAGGTGCGGTGGCGGCGGACAAACTGCTGACCCTTGGCGCCCATTTCTTCCGCCTCTTGCGGATGGTCCAATAGATACTCGATGGCTTGGGCGAACTCGTCCTCGTCGTAGCGCACGCACAGCCCACCGCCGCTCTGCTGGATGACCAGACGCTGCTCCGGATGATCGTTCGCAACGACCGGTCGTCCGAGCGCCATGTACTCCATGAGCTTGGTCGGCGATGTGGAGTTCAGAATCGGCGTCGGATAGAACGGGGAGACACATACTTTTGCCGTCGCCGTCAGGCGAAGCGCCTCGTCCTGCGGCAGACGCCCCGTGAACACCACGCGGTCCTCGAGCCCCATGCGTTTTGCCTCCTCTTCGAGCGCGTGCCGGTCCTCCGGCGCATCACCCTCTCCGATGAAGTACAACTTGACCTCCGGAACGGACCTAGCCACCCGTTCGAGCACACGCAGCAGAAACTCCAGGCGCCGCACGCGCACCAGCGTACCGAGATACACAATTCGGGGCTCCGCGCTCGCCGTGGCGCCGGCGGGCTGATCCGGAAACATCTCCAGCGAGATTCCCATCGGCACCGGGCTTACCTTCTTCGGATCGATGCCGTTCTGGCACACGTCGACCTTCATTTGCTCGCTTTGCACGAACACATGGTCGGCGACTGGAAGGATGATCCGATAAAGGAGCACTTTTTGTATCCATCCCCGCAGCAAGTAGAGCAAGGGATAGCGGGCCGTGCCGTCTCGCACCGCGTGGATGGATGCCTCGGGGTAGGGATAGGCTAGCCAGTACACGAAGCGGCTTCCCCGACGCCTCGCGGCCCACCAAGCAGGCAGGGCGGAAATAAACTTGTCCTTCACCTGGATGATGTCGTAATGCTGCGAACGAACGCGCCACAGCGTGCGCATATCGTGCAGAATCCCCTGGCAGTGTTTCATGAGCCGGGCAAAGCGTGACGTGCCCGAATTAGCCGGAGCGACCCACGCCGTTCCACCGCCCCATTGGGTACGCTGTGCGCGCTCACAAGGAGCTCCCGATTGCAGTATCCAGTCGATGGTGTGGCCGCGCGACGCTAGCTCGCGGCCGAAGAGAACGGAAACATCCACCCGGAACGGCGGGTACTTGTCCGCCGAGATAATCAGCAGTCGGAGTCCGTGCCTCTTGTCATCGCTTCCAATTTCCATGTCGTCCCTTTCACGTTATTCGCTGTGCCATCCTGTCGGGTTCATGGCCCGCGGCCGGGGGCCGCAAACTGCCTTGCGCCCTCGAAGTGCCGAGCGGGCCCGCGTCCGCCCCATTTCCGCGGCGGGAAGGCCAAGAACCCCATGCCATCATTCAGCGCAGTCGCTCGCTCCGGCGCGACAGCCTTCCGCGCGCGCGATCAAGACTGCTTGCGAGGGTGCGGCGATGTGCCGCACGGTCTTTGGCCAGGGCGCCTTGGCATCGTCGTTCTGCGCGCGGCCGCGTATCGCTTACATCACGCCTTGCTCGGCTCCCGCTGATAGATCTGCAACAACTCCTGCAACAACACGCCGACGGCATACTCGGCCTCGACCTTTTCCCGGTTCGCTGCGCCGAACCGCTGCCGGGCGGTGGGATCGGCAAGCAGCCGCTCGATCGCCGCGGCCAATTCGGAAGGCTCTCCCGGTGGCACGAGTAGGCCGTTTCTACCCTCTTCAACGAGATCCGGTATACCGCCTATGCGCGTCGAAACGACCGGGTGGCCCCACGCCATGCCCTGCACGAGGGCCAGCGGCAGCCCTTCCCGATGCGACGGCAAGACGACGATCGACGGCCTACCCAGGGCGTGTTCCAGCTCCTCCTGCGAGAGCCATCCCGCGACTTCCACCCGATCCGCTAGGCCCAGCGCGGACAGCTTCTCCCGTACTGCATCGAGTTCCCCGTCGCCGGCCAGGTACGCGTACCAGTCGTCCCGGTCGCGGAGGCGGTCCAACGCGTTCAACAGGTCCCAAATCCCCTTGCGCGCCCCCAGCCGCCCCATGAAGAGGATCTGCATCTTCTCCAGCCCGCCGTGGCGCACCGGTGCGGGTGGCAGCCTCGCCGGATTCCCCAGCACGTGTACGCCGCGCGAGTCGCCGCGTAGCCGAGCGTAGAAGTCGGCCCATTTGGGGCTTAGGGCCACCACTTCCGCCCGGGCGAGCGTGGCCCGTACGTAGCTCAGTGCCCATTTTGGGAGGTCCGCGGTGAACTCTTGAAAGCTCGAGGCCTGCATGTGGCACAGACTCCGGCGGCCGAACAGCCACGCCATCCACACGTATATGGACTTGCGGAAAAAACTCCCTTTCGCCGCCACCATCAGGTGCACCACATCCGGTCGCCACAGCGCCAAGTCGACGCTCACTCTCAGCGTCGCCCAGAGCGCGACCATCAAGCGATAGCCCAGGCTGCCTTCCGCGTGGCTGGCGCGGTAGCGCAGCGCGACGCGTTGATCAAGGCCCGCATCGCGATACAACTCATAGGCGGTGGCCATGCCGCCAGGGGTCTTCTGCGGATGGACGCCGATCATCAGAATCCTAAGCGGTACGGCTGGTGCAGCCGGTCGCTCGGCGAGCGTGACATTCTCGTTCATTATCTGCGTTCTCCCCGACGCTTACGCTTGCTTGTCTGTCTGCAAGGAATTGAACGACCCACCCGTCCCTGGGCTGGGGCCGACCGCCAGTGGACGCACGCAGCACGGCGGCTGCCGCAGCTATCCCTCGCGAACTCTTGACGACGACGATAGGCAGAGAATAGTCGAAATCTTCCGACTTTCTTCCTCTGGCATTAGGCGTGAGAACTCGCCGGGCGTTGCCAACGCGCGCGCTTTGTTCCGGAGCGGAGCCTGAACGTGTATGGCCGCGGCAGGAAACGTTTCTCTTCAGGAGACGCAGCCGGCGCGATGGCCGTCGGCGCCGTGGGTGGTCCATCACTCGTGTACGAGACATCCTTCCGCCCCGGTTCCTCGCCGGACTGGGGGAGGACGTATGACCATCGACCATGCGGGATGGAAATGCCGATCGTAGGCAGCGCCCGTGACGGCGCCGCTGTTCGCACGGGCGTCAGCCCGCGTCGCAGGCGCGGAATGGGCGCGGACTATCGCGTGTCGTGCGAGTCGCAGGCGTTGTTGACGCAGCGGCCGCTGAGAATGGAGAAGTAGCGCAGGTAGAAGCCGACCAGCACGGGCAGGGCGAGCACCCAGAACCAATCGAAGCCGCTCACCGAGCCGGGGTCCTCCCACCAGGCGACCGCCGTCACCACGGACTTGAACAGCAGCATGGCGAAGGCCATCCAGATGAGGAACCAGATGATGAGTTGGTTGCGGCGGGTCATGCGTCAAGTGTAATCGTCGATGCCACACCGCGCGCGCCTGCGCGCGGCCCTCTAACCCTCCCGCACGCGGGAGGGGGGACTCGTATGCGGCGGCGTTGCGCGCACGGAATCCTGAAAGCTCGTAGGGCGCACTAAGCGCAGCGCATTGCGCCGGCAGCGGGCCGGCTCTCGCACGAGCGAAAAGTGACATCCACTTATCGCATCGAACGCGCGTGGGGGTAGTCCTCCTCGGTGTCGTTCTACGCAGATGGCGCAATGCGCGGCGCTTATTGGATTGAACCCCCGTCACCCCGGTCCTCTCCCGAAGGGAGAGGGGGATGAAGCGTGCCCGCTACATCCGTTCAACGTACCAGAGCACAGCCTTGTAGGGCGCAATAAGCGCAGCGCATTGCGCCGGCAGCGGGTGGGGGTGCGCCGTGCGAGAAGTGACGTCCGCTCATCCCAGGATACGCGCGTGGGGGTATCCGAGTCCCCCGTGTCGTTCTACGCAGATGGCGCAATGCGCGGCGCTTATTGCGCCCTACGGGGCTACGGTACTGGCGTTAACGATGATGGCCAGCGAGGAACGCGGCCAGGGCCTGGGCGGTCTCGGTGCGGCGCTTGGCCACTACCTCCGGCGCGCCTTGCGCGACGACCTTGCCGCCGCCGCTGCCGCCTTCGGGGCCCATGTCGATGATCCAATCGGCCTCGGCGACGACGTCGAGGTTGTGCTCGATGAGCAGCACGCTGTTGCCGGCCTCCACCAAACGGTGCAGCACGCGAATGAGTTTCTCGACGTCCGCCATGTGCAGGCCGATGGTCGGCTCATCCAGCACGTACAGCACGTGCGGGCCCTTCGCCTGCACGCCCTCGCGGGCGCGGGCGAGCTCGGTGACGAGCTTGAGGCGTTGGGCCTCGCCGCCGGAGAGCGTGGGGCTGGGCTGGCCGAGGCGCAGGTAGCCGAGGCCGACGTCCTGCATGAGCGCGAGCGCGCGGTGGATGCGCGGGTGGGCGGTGAAGAGCTCCACGGCCTCCTCGACGCTGAGGTCCAGCAGCTCCGCGACGCTCTTGCCGCCCCAGGTCACCTCCAGGGTCTGCGGCTCGAAGCGCGCGCCGGCGCAGGCGTCGCAGGGCACCACCACGTCGGGCAGGAAGTTCATCTCCACGCGCACCGTGCCCTGGCCTTCGCACACCGGGCAGCGCCCGCCCTTGGTGTTGAACGAGAAGCGGCTCGCGGTGTAGCCGCGCAGGCGCGCCTCGGCGGTGTTGGCGAGCAGGCGGCGGATGGGGTCCCAGATGCCGACGTAGGTCGCGGGGCAGGAGCGCGGCGTCTTGCCGATGGGCGTCTGGTCCACCTCCAGTAGTTGCTCCACCGCCTCCCAGCCCTCGATGGCCTGGCAGCCCTCCAGATCCACCGCCTTGCGCCTACGGGGCGCGAGCAGCTTGCGCAGATTCGCGTGCAACACCTGGCGCACCAGCGTGCTCTTGCCCGAGCCGGACACGCCCGTCACGCACACCAGCCGCCCCAGCGGGATGCGCACGTCGATGCCGCGCAGGTTGTTGAGGTCCGCGCCGCGCACCACCAGCGCCGGGTCGGCGCGCCGCACCTTGCGCCGCGCCACCAGCGGGTGCGCGAGCGGGTGGGCGAGCATGCGCCCGGTGGGCGAGGCGGGGTTCTTGAGGATTTGCTTGAGCGTGCCCGCCGCGACCACCTCGCCGCCGCGCCGCCCCGCGCCGGGGCCCAGATCCACGATGTGTTCGGCGCGGCGGATGGTGTCCTCGTCGTGCTCCACCACCACCACGGTGTTGCCGCGCGTGCGCAGCGCGGCGAGCGCGTCCAGCAGGCGGCGGTTGTCGCGCGGGTGCAGGCCGATGGTGGGCTCGTCCAGGATGTAGCACACGCCCTGCAGGTTGGAGCCGAGCTGCGCGGCGAGGCGAATGCGCTGCGCCTCGCCGCCCGAGAGCGTGGGCGCGGCGCGCTCCAGGGCGAGGTAGTCGAGCCCCACCTGATCGAGAAAGCTCAGGCGCTCGCACAGCTCCGTCACCACGTCGCCCGCGATGGCCGCGGCGCGCCCGCGCAGGCGCAGCCGGCCGAAGGCCTGCGCCGCCTCGCGCACCGGCATGCGCGTGTACTCGGCGATGCTGCGGCCCTCGAAGCGCACCGCCAGCGCCTCGGGCTTGAGGCGCGTGCCGTGGCAGGCGGGGCAGGGCGCGTGCGCGTCCCCCTCTTCTGAACCGGACTCGTGCAACTCGGGTTCGCCGGTGTCGGGGTTCACGCCCTTGATGGCTAGCCCCGTGCCCAGACACCGCGGGCACCAGCCGCGCGGGGTGTTGAACGAGAACAGCCGCGGCTCCAGCTCCGGGAAGCCCGTGCCGCAGCCGGGGCAGGCGCGCGTGGTGGAGTAGGTGTCGTTCGTGCCGTGCGCGCCCTCGGTCAGCACCTGCACCGTGCCCTTGCCGTAGCCGAGCGCCGTGTCCAGCGCCGCGCGCAGCTCGGCCTCGCTCGCGGGCGTGAGCTTGAGCGTCGCCACCGGCAGCGCGATGTCGTGCGTGCGGTGGCGGTCCAGGCGCGGCCAGTCGGCGGTGGGCAGCGTCGCGCCGTCCACGCGCAGCGTCTCGAAGCCGCGCCCGTGCGCCCAGGCCGCCAGTTCCTTGTAGATGCCCTTGCGGCCCACCACCAGCGGCGCGAGCAGGGTCACGGTCTTGCCGCGGCGCGCGCGCAGCAGCCCGGCGGCGATGGCCTCCGGGCTTTGCGGCGCGATGGGGATGTCGCAGCCCGGGCAGTGCGGCACGCCGAGCTTTACGAACAGCAGGCGCAGGAAGTGGTAGATCTCGGTGAGCGTGGCCACCGTGGAGCGCAGCCCGCCGCGGCTGGTGCGCTGCTCGATGGCCACCGTGGGCGGGATGCCGTGCACCGCGTCCACGTCGGGGCGCGCCGAGGGCTGCACGAACTGGCGCGCGTAGGCGTTCAGCGATTCGAGGTAACGCCGCTGGCCCTCGCCGAACAGGATGTCGAACGCCACCGTGCTCTTGCCGCTGCCCGAGACGCCCGTGATGGCGGTGAGCTTGCCGCGCGGGATGTCGATGTCCACGCCCTTCAGGTTGTGCTCGCGCGCGTTGCGGATGCAGATGGCCGCGGGCGGCAGCGCGGGCCGCGCGCGCGTCACCGCCTCGCGCACGCCCGTGGGCGCCTCGGCGCGCTCGCGCAGCGCGCGGCCGGTGTGGGTGTCGCTGCGCGCCACGGCCGCGGGCGTGCCCACCGCCACCACCGCGCCGCCCGCATCCCCCGCCTCCGGGCCGAGGTCGATGAGCCAGTCGCTCGCGGCGATCACGTCCAGGTTGTGCTCCACCACCAGCAGCGAGTGGCCCGCGTCGATCAGCCGGTCGAAGGCGCCGAGCAGCGTGGCGATGTCCTCGAAGTGCAGCCCGCTGGTCGGCTCGTCCAGGATGAACAGCAGGCCCTGGTCGGTCTTGTCGGCCTTGCCCAGGTGCGCCGCGAGCTTGAGGCGCTGCGCCTCGCCGCCCGAGAGCGTGGGCACCGGCTGGCCCAGGCGCACGTAGCCCAGCCCCACCGCGCGCAGCGGCTCCAGCACGCGCTGCACCTCGGGCACCGCCGCGAAGAACGCGCAGGCGTCGTCCACCGTCAGCTCCAGCACCTCGGCCACCGAGCGCGGCGCCTCGCGCGTGCCGGGCGGCGCGAGCTTCACGTCCAACACCTCGGCGCGGTAGCGCGTGCCGCCGCAGTCGGGGCAGGGCAGGTACACGTCGCTCAAAAACTGCATCTCCACGTGCTCGAAGCCGCAGCCCCCGCAGGTGGGGCAGCGCCCGTTGCCCGCGTTGAAGCTGAAGGTGCCGGCGGTGTAGCCGCGCTCGCGCGCCAGGGGCTCTAAAGCGAACAGCTTGCGGATGGGGTCCAGCGCGCCCACGTAGCTCGCCGGGTTGGAGCGCGTGGTGCGCCCGATGGCGGACTGGTCCACCAGCACCACGTCGGCGATGTGCTCGTGGCCGGCGAGCGCCGCGTGCGCGCCCGGCGCCTCGGTGGGCTTGCCCTTGGCCTTGGCCAGCGCGCGGTACAGCACCTCGTGCACCAGCGTGCTCTTGCCCGAGCCGGACACGCCCGTCACGCACACCAGCCGCCCCAGCGGGATGCGCACGTCCACGCCCTTCAGGTTGTGCGCCGCCGCGCCCGTGAGCTCCAGCGCGATCGTGCCCGGCCCGCGCGCCTCGCGCCCCGCGCCCACCGCGCGCCGCCCCGAGAGGTAGGCGCCGGTCACCGAGTCCTTGCGCCGCGCCAGGCCCCCCGGCGTGCCGCTATATAGAAGGTGTCCGCCGCGCTCGCCCGCGCCGGGGCCGATGTCCACGATGCGGTCCGCCCCGCGCATGAGCTGCGCGTCGTGCTCCACCACCACCAGCGTGTTGCCCGCCGCCTTCAGGCGCTGCAGCACCCCGAGCACGCGCTTGAGGTCGCGCGCGTGCAGGCCGATGCTGGGCTCGTCCAGCACGAACAGCGTGTTCACCAGCGAGGTGCCGAGCGCCGTGGTCAGGTTGATGCGCTGCACCTCGCCGCCCGAGAGCGTGCGCGACTGGCGGTCCAGCGTGAGGTACCCGAGGCCCACCTCGCACAGATACGCCAACCGCCCGCGGATCTCCTTCAGCAGCATCTCGCTGGCCGCGTCCAGCGGCGCCGGCAGCGCTAGGCGCTCGAAGAAGCGCGCCGCGCGCGCCAGCGGCAGGCGCATCAGGTCGTAAATCCCGAGCCCCGGTAGCTCTTCCAGCACCGCGCGCGGGTAGGCCGCGTCGGCCGGCTGGTGGCGCTCAGCGGGCGGCAGCGCCTCCAGCGCCTCCGCGTGCTGCCCCAGGCGCCAGTGCAGCGCCTCGGGCTTCAGGCGCGCGCCCTCGCAGGCGGGGCACAGCGTGTAGGCGCGGTACTTGGAGAGCAGCACGCGGATGTGCATCTTGTAGCTCTTGCTCTCCAGCCAGTCGAAGAAGCGCTGCACGCCGTACCAGCGCCCGCTCTCGAAGTCGCCCTCGCCCTCCCATACCCAGCGGCGCTCGTCCTCGGTGAGTTCGCGCCAGGGCACGTCGGTGCGGATCTTGCGCCGCCGCGCGTAGCGCATCAGGTCGTCCTGCACCTCCGCGTAGCTCGCGGTCTGGAAGGTGCGCAGCGCGCCCTCGGCCAGGGTCTTGCCCTCGTCCGGCACCACCAGCCCCGGATCGATGCCCATCACCCGCCCGAAGCCGCGGCAGGTCTCGCACGCCCCCAGCGGTGAGTTGAACGAAAACAGCCCCGGCGTCGGCTCGCGGTAGTGGATGTCGCACACCGGGCAGTGCAGGTCCGCCGAGTAGGGCCAGGGCCGCTGCGCCGCCTCCTTGCCCACCAGCGGCCAGATGTCCACCCGCCCGCGCCCGTGCGCGAAGGCCTGCTCCACCGCCTCGGCCAGGCGGTCGCGGTTCTCGTCCGCGAGGCGAACACGGTCCTGCACCACGTCCAGGCGCTCCGCGCTCTCGCGGTGCACGCGCGTGTAGCCCTGCTGGGCCAGCAGCTCGGTCACCTCCGCCGCGCTCATCGCCTGGGGCAGCGCGAGCGGAAAGGTCACCAGCACGCGCTCGGCCCCCAGCGCCCGCGCCCGCGCCAACAGGTCCGCCGCCACGCTCTGCGGCGTATCGCGCACCACCGCCTGCCCGCAGCCCCGGCAGTGCAGCCGCGTGGCCCGCGCGTACAAGAGCTTCAGGTGGTCGTTCAGCTCCGTCATGGTGCCCACCGTGGAGCGCGAGGTACGCA contains the following coding sequences:
- a CDS encoding glycosyltransferase family 4 protein, with the translated sequence MEIGSDDKRHGLRLLIISADKYPPFRVDVSVLFGRELASRGHTIDWILQSGAPCERAQRTQWGGGTAWVAPANSGTSRFARLMKHCQGILHDMRTLWRVRSQHYDIIQVKDKFISALPAWWAARRRGSRFVYWLAYPYPEASIHAVRDGTARYPLLYLLRGWIQKVLLYRIILPVADHVFVQSEQMKVDVCQNGIDPKKVSPVPMGISLEMFPDQPAGATASAEPRIVYLGTLVRVRRLEFLLRVLERVARSVPEVKLYFIGEGDAPEDRHALEEEAKRMGLEDRVVFTGRLPQDEALRLTATAKVCVSPFYPTPILNSTSPTKLMEYMALGRPVVANDHPEQRLVIQQSGGGLCVRYDEDEFAQAIEYLLDHPQEAEEMGAKGQQFVRRHRTYAHIADFVEEKYLLCVGSSNSRGKTAKKGPGTTAAPERVPLE
- a CDS encoding glycosyltransferase, producing MNENVTLAERPAAPAVPLRILMIGVHPQKTPGGMATAYELYRDAGLDQRVALRYRASHAEGSLGYRLMVALWATLRVSVDLALWRPDVVHLMVAAKGSFFRKSIYVWMAWLFGRRSLCHMQASSFQEFTADLPKWALSYVRATLARAEVVALSPKWADFYARLRGDSRGVHVLGNPARLPPAPVRHGGLEKMQILFMGRLGARKGIWDLLNALDRLRDRDDWYAYLAGDGELDAVREKLSALGLADRVEVAGWLSQEELEHALGRPSIVVLPSHREGLPLALVQGMAWGHPVVSTRIGGIPDLVEEGRNGLLVPPGEPSELAAAIERLLADPTARQRFGAANREKVEAEYAVGVLLQELLQIYQREPSKA
- the uvrA gene encoding excinuclease ABC subunit UvrA, whose product is MPPTRIRLRGARQNNLKGFDLDLPLGELIVITGVSGAGKSSLAFDTLYAEGQRRYVETFSPYARQFLERMDKPRVDAIEGIPPAIAIDQVNPVRTSRSTVGTMTELNDHLKLLYARATRLHCRGCGQAVVRDTPQSVAADLLARARALGAERVLVTFPLALPQAMSAAEVTELLAQQGYTRVHRESAERLDVVQDRVRLADENRDRLAEAVEQAFAHGRGRVDIWPLVGKEAAQRPWPYSADLHCPVCDIHYREPTPGLFSFNSPLGACETCRGFGRVMGIDPGLVVPDEGKTLAEGALRTFQTASYAEVQDDLMRYARRRKIRTDVPWRELTEDERRWVWEGEGDFESGRWYGVQRFFDWLESKSYKMHIRVLLSKYRAYTLCPACEGARLKPEALHWRLGQHAEALEALPPAERHQPADAAYPRAVLEELPGLGIYDLMRLPLARAARFFERLALPAPLDAASEMLLKEIRGRLAYLCEVGLGYLTLDRQSRTLSGGEVQRINLTTALGTSLVNTLFVLDEPSIGLHARDLKRVLGVLQRLKAAGNTLVVVEHDAQLMRGADRIVDIGPGAGERGGHLLYSGTPGGLARRKDSVTGAYLSGRRAVGAGREARGPGTIALELTGAAAHNLKGVDVRIPLGRLVCVTGVSGSGKSTLVHEVLYRALAKAKGKPTEAPGAHAALAGHEHIADVVLVDQSAIGRTTRSNPASYVGALDPIRKLFALEPLARERGYTAGTFSFNAGNGRCPTCGGCGFEHVEMQFLSDVYLPCPDCGGTRYRAEVLDVKLAPPGTREAPRSVAEVLELTVDDACAFFAAVPEVQRVLEPLRAVGLGYVRLGQPVPTLSGGEAQRLKLAAHLGKADKTDQGLLFILDEPTSGLHFEDIATLLGAFDRLIDAGHSLLVVEHNLDVIAASDWLIDLGPEAGDAGGAVVAVGTPAAVARSDTHTGRALRERAEAPTGVREAVTRARPALPPAAICIRNAREHNLKGVDIDIPRGKLTAITGVSGSGKSTVAFDILFGEGQRRYLESLNAYARQFVQPSARPDVDAVHGIPPTVAIEQRTSRGGLRSTVATLTEIYHFLRLLFVKLGVPHCPGCDIPIAPQSPEAIAAGLLRARRGKTVTLLAPLVVGRKGIYKELAAWAHGRGFETLRVDGATLPTADWPRLDRHRTHDIALPVATLKLTPASEAELRAALDTALGYGKGTVQVLTEGAHGTNDTYSTTRACPGCGTGFPELEPRLFSFNTPRGWCPRCLGTGLAIKGVNPDTGEPELHESGSEEGDAHAPCPACHGTRLKPEALAVRFEGRSIAEYTRMPVREAAQAFGRLRLRGRAAAIAGDVVTELCERLSFLDQVGLDYLALERAAPTLSGGEAQRIRLAAQLGSNLQGVCYILDEPTIGLHPRDNRRLLDALAALRTRGNTVVVVEHDEDTIRRAEHIVDLGPGAGRRGGEVVAAGTLKQILKNPASPTGRMLAHPLAHPLVARRKVRRADPALVVRGADLNNLRGIDVRIPLGRLVCVTGVSGSGKSTLVRQVLHANLRKLLAPRRRKAVDLEGCQAIEGWEAVEQLLEVDQTPIGKTPRSCPATYVGIWDPIRRLLANTAEARLRGYTASRFSFNTKGGRCPVCEGQGTVRVEMNFLPDVVVPCDACAGARFEPQTLEVTWGGKSVAELLDLSVEEAVELFTAHPRIHRALALMQDVGLGYLRLGQPSPTLSGGEAQRLKLVTELARAREGVQAKGPHVLYVLDEPTIGLHMADVEKLIRVLHRLVEAGNSVLLIEHNLDVVAEADWIIDMGPEGGSGGGKVVAQGAPEVVAKRRTETAQALAAFLAGHHR